The following proteins are encoded in a genomic region of Candidatus Omnitrophota bacterium:
- the pyk gene encoding pyruvate kinase — protein sequence MQTRTKIIATVGPSCASATVLRQLIREGVSVFRFNFSHGTLEDHERMLSQIRKAQRGLSRPIAILQDLAGHRIRTGVLRSHRAILLETGQRFILYRKPRTGTGEGVSLSYTGRFTRIQPGQMIYIDDGNLHLNVLRSFEDHVVTQVIQGGKLGERKGVNIPDTHLDFPAISSKDMADLSFAIQHKVEYVAQSFVRNAADVDAVKRLLRETLPHCQVIAKIENREGVQNLAAILRRADSIMVARGDLGISLPVHEIPILQKWMIAACNHYKKPVITATQMLEHMIDHPQPTRAEVSDVANAVIDGSNFVMLSGETAMGRYPVETVKMMRTIIEYTERHAPYRGPRRTR from the coding sequence ATGCAGACGCGCACAAAGATTATTGCCACCGTTGGTCCTAGCTGCGCGAGCGCTACGGTTCTGCGCCAATTGATCCGGGAGGGGGTCAGCGTCTTCCGGTTCAACTTCTCCCACGGCACGCTGGAGGATCATGAGCGGATGCTCTCGCAGATCCGCAAGGCCCAGCGAGGCCTGAGCCGTCCGATCGCCATCCTTCAAGACTTGGCCGGCCATCGCATCCGCACTGGAGTGCTCCGCAGCCACCGCGCCATCCTGCTGGAAACAGGGCAGCGATTTATCCTCTACCGCAAGCCCAGGACAGGGACAGGGGAGGGGGTGTCGCTGAGTTACACCGGCCGCTTCACCCGGATTCAACCCGGACAGATGATCTACATCGATGACGGCAATCTGCACTTGAACGTGCTCCGAAGTTTTGAGGACCATGTCGTGACCCAGGTGATCCAAGGGGGCAAATTGGGCGAGCGTAAAGGGGTGAATATTCCGGACACCCACCTGGATTTTCCGGCGATCAGCAGCAAGGACATGGCCGATTTATCATTTGCCATTCAACATAAGGTCGAGTATGTGGCGCAATCATTCGTGCGCAACGCGGCGGATGTGGATGCGGTCAAGCGGCTGCTGCGGGAAACCTTGCCGCACTGCCAGGTCATCGCCAAAATCGAGAACCGGGAAGGGGTGCAGAACCTAGCGGCGATTCTCAGGCGGGCGGATAGCATTATGGTCGCGCGCGGCGACCTGGGGATCTCATTGCCGGTCCACGAAATCCCGATCCTGCAGAAATGGATGATCGCCGCCTGTAACCACTACAAGAAGCCAGTGATCACGGCTACCCAAATGCTGGAACACATGATCGACCATCCGCAGCCAACGCGCGCCGAGGTGAGCGATGTGGCCAATGCGGTGATCGACGGCTCCAACTTCGTCATGCTCTCCGGCGAGACCGCGATGGGCCGGTATCCGGTGGAAACGGTGAAGATGATGCGCACGATCATCGAGTACACCGAGCGCCACGCCCCCTACCGCGGCCCCCGCCGCACCCGTTAA
- a CDS encoding response regulator transcription factor, whose translation MRILVVEDEKRVASFIRRSLAEVGYAVDCTHDGEAGLDLAQATSYDAIILDLRLPKLDGLALVKTLRQQGIATPVLAVTARSAVHNRVEGLHAGCDDYLSKPFAVAELVARVQSLLRRRTPQTHLLQVGDLVLDTATRRVTRAGRQLEFTPREFALLEYLMRNASQVVTRTMIEQHVWNYDFDSGTNLVEVHLSHLRRKVDQSGQVPLIHTIRGTGYTIHDPACVA comes from the coding sequence ATGCGCATCCTCGTCGTGGAAGATGAGAAACGGGTCGCCAGCTTTATCCGGCGGAGTCTGGCGGAGGTCGGCTATGCGGTGGACTGCACGCACGACGGTGAGGCCGGACTGGACCTCGCGCAGGCCACCAGTTACGACGCGATCATCTTGGATCTGAGGCTGCCGAAGCTCGATGGACTGGCCCTGGTGAAGACCCTGCGGCAACAAGGGATTGCGACCCCCGTGCTGGCGGTGACCGCGAGAAGCGCCGTGCACAACCGGGTCGAGGGACTGCACGCTGGTTGTGACGACTATCTGAGCAAACCATTCGCAGTGGCCGAGCTCGTGGCCCGAGTGCAATCGCTGCTGAGACGCCGCACACCCCAGACGCATCTCCTGCAGGTAGGTGACCTGGTCCTGGATACCGCGACCCGGCGAGTGACCCGGGCCGGTCGGCAGCTCGAGTTCACGCCGCGCGAATTCGCGCTGTTGGAATACCTAATGCGCAACGCCAGCCAGGTCGTCACCCGGACCATGATCGAGCAGCACGTCTGGAACTACGACTTCGACAGCGGCACGAATTTGGTCGAAGTGCACCTGAGCCATCTGCGGCGGAAGGTGGACCAGAGTGGCCAGGTGCCACTGATTCACACGATCCGCGGGACTGGCTATACGATCCACGACCCAGCCTGTGTCGCCTGA